Part of the Xenopus tropicalis strain Nigerian chromosome 3, UCB_Xtro_10.0, whole genome shotgun sequence genome, cgaaaaagtcgtgacaatttacgaaaaaaatcgcaaaataccgatcattacgaaaaaaacacattcggagcatttgtggattagtaaatgtgcccctaaaactcAAGACAGCAcaagcagtgctattagcctatggaggcactatcagttcaggcagctgaatccttcaccagaggaaagggaagggggggggggtgacatcactccaacttgcagtgcagcagtaaaaaaaGACAAGTATTTAGAGCAGGGCCACCTGGACTAGTAaggaaatggctagccccatgtgttattattaattatataataaacacgtattcccatgacagtattgctttaacccATGGTTCAAAAACATAATTTCACTTCTAGCAATAGGTTTCTCTCTCCAAAATAAACCtgattactagggatgcactgaatccaggattcggccttttgaAAATGTAACCTCTCCGTaacctaatcagcatatgctaatgaagatttaacccttccataaccTAATTAGCACCtgctaattcggattcagttAGGTATTCTACCAAACCCTTTACAATGGATTCGGCGCTGATTACATATGCGATCTTTACCACATCAGAAACGTTAGTTATCTAACATCATAACTGGAGTCAAAGCATTTTCCCATACAATATTCCCTCCTATTATCTTCCCAGCTCAGAAATACGCTATCATTAAGAAACCaacgcacacacacacgcacaaaaTGAATGCAAACTTCAGATAACGCGCACTTGCTCCTTTCACTAAGGGGCGGGGCTTTGCTCAGTCGCCTAACAATGACGTAGAATTTCCTCGCTAGAGCCGTGGATTTCCTGCGCGTGTGTTTGTAGTTGCAGCGGATACGATTCCAATATGGCATCAGCTTTGGAGAATTATATCAACCGTATCCTTTGTTGGGGTTGTTGGCATAATATGCGGAGGGCTTGCACTGAGAACCTATGGTGTGCGACTTTTAACCCGACGGTCAGAATAAACATGCAGATTAGCAGTCTCCCCTGCTCTCTGAGCTCGGCTGCTACAACTCTCTGATACCGGGGTATTGTGGGAAATGTAGCCTAGCACGGCTTGGGGGCTATTGTTTGGAAAGCGACTTGTGCTAGAGAAATACAGTATGTGGGGGATGCATGTTACTTCATCATTCGTCTGAGGGTCCTAAGTAGCTTTAATTACAGTTTATCGTCCGGTTCCTGTATTCCCTGGGGGAACCCCGACTTACTTATCACAGGGCCAATGTTGACCTGGGctgtaacccctagcaaccaattaccAGTTAGcgtctgtttttttattttttagccagCTGAAAGTATAACAGGTGGTATTCATTTTAAACCTCCCTTTTAAATGAATGCCTGTTAGTGCCCTTTCCCCCTGTAACTTACCTATAGTGTGAAATGCTCAAATCTAATGCGAGGGGATGATATTATACATGGAGTGAGGGGATGATATTATACATGGAGCACGGGTTTGCCTATGTTACATTTGCTTGGCTATATTATTCTATGTTAAATTAGAACTCTAGTAGGAAAACTGCTGTGGTCCAGAAGCACTGACAttcagtaatatacagtaatacactATTGTGCGGCTAGTAGGAAAAGTAtttcatttttcaataaaaaaaagtgagaatTTTTCAGTACATCAGTATAGCGTTTTATTACAGGTACGGGGCCTGTTAACCAGAATGTcctggacttggggttttccggataagcggtctttctgtaatttggatctcctaccttaaaggaacagtaacagcataaaatgaaagtgttttaaagtaattgaaatataacgcactgttgccctgcaatggtaaaactcgggtgtttgcttcaggaacactactatagtttatataaatacactgctgtgtagccatgggggcagccattcaagctggaaaaaaggagaaaaggcacaggttacatagcaaataacagataagacaccattgtattctacagggtttatctgttagctgctgtataacctgtgccttttcttcttttgaatggctgcccccatggctacacaccagggtttatataaactctagtaatgtttctgaagcaaacacacaatttttaccaatGCAGCGCAGCAGTAcgttatagtttaatttctttaaaatatatacattttttggtgttactgttcctttaagtctactaagaaataatttaaacattaaataaacccaataaggttgatttgcatccaataaggattcattctatcttagttgggatcaagtacaaggtactgttttattattacagagcagccatttttaaaaatcggaattatttgattaaaatggcatctatggcagatgaccttcctgtaattcggaactttctggataacgggtttccggataagggatcccatacctgtactacaggtTTATATAATGCATTAAAAGCAAAAGTGGAGAAAACATTTTGCATGATTATATACAACAGGGGATCTTAGAGCAATAAGCAATATTGGGTACCGGAAGTCAGAGGTATCATAAACTGAGGATTTGtgtactgactccacagccctgggggCTCTTAAGCTGAGTGATGTACCCCATTGGGCACTATACAGTATACTGACGATATGCAATAAATAGTAAATTAAAGGAGGGAGGCATCCTTCATTCTAAACCAAATTCTGGGTTACAAAGCTGACTCCCAGAGTAATATAAATTACATGTTAGAAGAGACGGGAATGTAAGCTGCACTTCTGGATACAAAAttgaatacattaaaaataatttttgcaaacTTCAAAATGCTTTTTCCAACATTATATTATGAGGTGTTGAAGtagactttttattttttcaaggaTCCATGGTCCAAAAATTCGTAATATTAACTTCACTTGTGGCCCCTGTAGCCTGACTACCCTGTAATGTGTTTTATGCCATTGTCCAACCTTAGAGAAAATGTGAATATGTTGTAGTTAAGGGAATCGCACACATTACAGTAGATGATGCATTATAAAGAACTCGTTTCACTTTGAAAATGGTGCTCTATATTTTTTATGATAACGTTTTACAGATTAAAATAATTCCTTGACATAAGATTCAGGAACTGTAGCTGTAATTACATCAGATGGTAGAATGATTGTGGTAagtatttatttactttacttgCTTAATATTTGCTATTAGAATTACATTCATATATTTCCTCAGCATGTATCTGTAGGTGGAGCCAGGCCCAAGATCCTTTGGAGGAGAATAAGCAAATCTAATGAAGCAGTGCTTCTATCTGTACTGTGTTTTGTATCAAAGTGCTTGGCTAGGTACAGATGCTCATTTTTCACCTTCTGTTGACATTACACTTTGGTCCTGAAGTTCTGGTTGTGGCAAGTTCAACCTTTGCTATAGCTGCATTTTTAAGCACTACACAAAGTGAATGCATAGCCATATCTAGAAGGATTTAATGATCCTAAGGAGctgcttttttattttgcttatgaTGATGTCTTGTCTGGGGCTCAGTGAATCCTGATCTCTAACTCACACTTTATTTTCAGCTGAGTAAAATGTAACATTCACAAAGATCAGCTCCTTCAATACCATATGAAGGGGAGACTCTTCCTCTTTAGAAAAAATTCAAGTATTTGGAATATTGATCACAGGTGATGGAACAGCTAGAGTGTGAGAGTAATGAAAATATTTAGTCAGTATCAGTTGTGTTGTACTGATCTCTGGTAGGAAAGTAGGTGCTGAGGTCTTGAATATTGCTTTTGGTCAATGTTCCCGTCCTCACCTGTAGTCAGGAACTATGGATCCTAAATGAAAGAAAAGGGCCATGGGAGGCTACAATAAGGTCTATTCATAGGGTCTCTGTGGTAGTGTGCAGAGATGTGTGATCTATGATCTatggggtgcctaacatgttgGCTTTAACAGAGGTCATAGATGTTTGAGGTGATTTGTAGTAGTAACCTTATATTTTAAAGTATAAGTACTGGCATTCTTTATTGCAGAGAGGCTAGATAGAAATGAaatattctaatttaaaaaacaaaaacacactgACACTTCACACATTTCTCTCCCTGTCTTGTTCTAACTTTAAATCTAAATGGAAAGTGATTGAGAGTAGCATCCAGAGATGCCAAACAACCCTCTGGTGGGCATCATAGCAACTGGGGAGAAAGTAAGATATCAGTATAGAACAGATAACATAATGAAAATGTTGCAGAACAGGTAGTGGCAACTCTGTGGTTGTTGTTGCCTGGGCTACTTTTaaacatgctttttatattttaagaaatatttatgacttttttgttttaggGTACACTGAAAGGTTTTGATCAAACCATAAACCTGATTTTGGATGAAAGCCATGAACGAGTATTCAGCTCATCCCAAGGAGTAGAGCAAGTAGTGCTTGGTCTTTACATTGTAAGAGGAGACAATGTGTAAGTATTCTGCAAAAATCTTACTGAATTTATGGGAAAAATAGCGCACTGATTTGAAACAGGCCCTAAGTCACTCTATTTGTGTTAAAATATGTATGGATCAGCCAAGCCAAGATCCCATTAAATTGGTTGCATAGAGATAAAATAATAGCCCCCTTTCTGGGTTTCCCCCAGAAAAAAACCAATTTGGAATATACTTAAATGACAAAATCAGTACCTTTTTCATAAAATAAACCGTCTTCTGAAGCCTAGTTCCCCTTTGTCTCCCCTTCCTCTCAAAGCTGCCTGCAGAAATCTGTCGACGGCTGCAGGCTGGAGTATTGTGAAAAGCGCTGCTCTGCATTCTGAACTGCAGGAAAGCAGCAATGCAGGGTTGTTTCTCTGtgtaattcttaaaggagaaggaaaggctaataaagagttaatcaagctgcaggcataccttcagttctctcaatagtgcccttaagtctccccatatttctcccattcagatgatcagaagccaaacaggaagaaaaaatgctgagctgtgtaaagaaagttcccataatgcctcactcctgcaccaaaagcaagacccctgtacatgctcagttagtaagactatgagtcagcttcctgctgactggctcagatccacattcctaaggtagtgagttcttagcattcttgagggggggggagcaggagagggcagagagcaggagagggcagagagcaggagagggcagagagcaggagagggcagagagcaggagagggcagagagcaggagagggcagagagcaggagagggcagagagcaggagagggcagagagcaggagagggcagagagcagaaagctgcgtgtctctggcagaggaaaacagacactcgaaatcttttgacagagaactcagtgcagcgtttctgtgagtgcttatggctgtatttacatagacctttctgataaagcttacttagtttttacctttctttctcctttaatacatttatgggcttcgttatctgaaaacccatcaTCAAGCCctgaaggtcatctcccatagaccccattttaaatattttaaaatttttaaaaacgatttcctttttttctgtaataatctTGTTCCTAGcgaagatatatttatataattaatttcCTAAACTATTAggtttaaagggggcctgtcaccaacagataaaaagctgtataataaaagtcctataaaaattaaatatgaaacccaaattctttttttaataaagccaTACCtgttaaaaattcatttaaattctGAGCTGTCTGTCATATATTTCCTGCtctgtggagatccaaattatggaaagaccccttatccagaaaaccctaggtccccaagcattctgaataacaggtccgaTATCTGTATATTAATGTTACTACTCTTGAAGTATGTGAGAATTTACATACAGAAGCCATAATAATGCATTTGTAAAGCCCTTTCTCTACTTTAGCACTAGAAAATTAGTGTTAAAAAATCACTTACATTAAActgacattttttcttttttttttttgctctttttttcctCTCATGCTTTTCAAGCATTAATTTCAAGGTCTCTTATCTAGAAAATTCCCTTTAGCCTTTCTCTTCCCTGTAATCTCCCATTTTCCCCAGCTCAGTTATGCTTTCCACCATCttgattttactgttttttttttttactctttgctCCCTGTTCCCACTGTCACTGCATATACATAGTGGGTGTTGTCTCCAAACTGATCAAGCCTGCAGTTTTGAGCCAACATCCTCCCAGTGTGGGCAGGGACAGGCGGAAACCATTCTCACTGCTAGTTTAGTTTTTATTATGCTTGATATATCTGTTGTGTTATTAATGCTTTTCCCAGTCTATGGTGTTCAGTTATATTCATATTCAGAAACTGCCCCCAAAAGCCCAACCAGAGTAACGGCAGGTAGTTTAAAATAGAAACATGTTTTCTAATAATTCTAGCAATGCTGCATTTTGAAAAATGCAGACTGagtgaatataatatataaatggttGTAGGACATTCTGATTCTTggcttggatgagtttttgaacaagcatattatccaaggctattgtgacactaAAATCTAGTTAGTATTGGTGTTggtgtatatggtttatgtacgcaggcctggatttgtggcgaggccataaaggcccgggcctagggtggcataaatttagaGGCAGCGTGCTGCTCAGCCGGATTAAAATTTGCTCGCATACAGAGCACAGGGGATGGGGCGCGCAAAGAACTTCagcgcgtcctgtccccagtgcgaGTGAAAAGGGGGTGCACGCAATCCAGGTGGGGAGAATGCTCAGGGGAGGCGGCAAATAGGGTGGCCTCAGGGCActgtgtttatgtgagtgtatagataggtcagtataggtttgtgtgtgctgggttcacttggaagggttgaacttggacttttttggatttttttggaattttttattaCAACTTTacggaaactatacccccaaacactgTAGGTCTCCCAAAAATTATATTggtaaacaagctcatatgttaaaccctgtttcatctaaataaaaatacactctttagtagtatgtgctattgggaattcctaaatagaaaactgtaattttttaagaattaaaggaagccccctgggatcataggatttacagttcacacaaacaagccaagacacatacatgctaggccccatcagccaattattagacacttcttcctgttacagttagagctacattatttctggtcatgtgatctctgagggagcacccagcccatcactaaatggtggatccaTAGTAGAAattatgtaaaagggcaatgtcatgaacacgccactctcaggcACACCTGACACGGGGACGGGGAACTAAGGGGTTACACTTAGTCACCTtccacacaggttagactaacatcaagcacccccaaacacaccactgccACAAATAACTTCGCTGCCACCAtatatcattaacaggcgatagaaacctaatacacaaatatatcaaacaagctttcttactgcagttagggttagttttcCACTAATTCCACActccagcagtcacagggttaatttacaaacacactctcctgctgacagtccactagttaattaccgtatatactcgagtataagccgagtttttcaacactaaaaatgtgctgaaaaagtaaccctcggcttatactcggatatatacggtatatggacGACCTTACCATGCATGTAAATGCGTCGTGCGCACAACATGTACGGTGCAacgctgcaccattgaggggcgaTTGTTCCGCACCCCCCCCTTGGGCAACTGTAGCTAGCCAGGCTGGGAGCAAGCTGTGCCGATGCGCACAGACCGGCTGTGTCTGTGCGGCgcgtcagcacccccccccccaatcccctgTGGGCGTCCGTACCTTGTGTGCTAGCAATAGCTGGGCAGGGAACAAGCTGTGCCGATGCGCTGCGGCTGTGTCTGTGCAGTGCGTCAGCACTTTCCTCCGTGGCCATCCGTACCCCATCCGTTCCCTTTGCAGTGCGGCGATGCTAGCCATAGCCGGGCAGGGAGCAAGCTCTGCCGATGCGCTGTTAGCGGCTGTGTTTGTGCGGCGCAGTACCGAGTGAGTGTCTGTGCTACGTGATCTGAGCCACACTAACTAAAAATAATCTTGGGCCTTCAGCCCATGCAAATCCCGGGAACCTCCTGCTGCTGGTGCTGGGGCAGCCAGGCAGTACTCATatgcctcattatgtgcgagcccagagacaggCAGGGCTGCAGCCCACAGAGGGAGGAACAATTAACTGCCACAGCCTAAATAGCAGCTTTAGTACAACAAAAACAACTGCAAGGGGAAGCTATTACTGAAACACCCAGGTAAACAACTCTAGATATGATATGTAACAAAGGTAAAGTGGTTGCTTTctttctaatctgttatcctctagtcatgcaaagcacacagcaggatggcaagtacttcataattagtatggcagcttccttagccttcccaaacttgcttttgtctgctgctgtagaatttttctttccctaaatttGATATGTTATCTGATCTGATATGttatttgattactg contains:
- the lsm8 gene encoding LSM8 homolog, U6 small nuclear RNA associated; amino-acid sequence: MASALENYINRTVAVITSDGRMIVGTLKGFDQTINLILDESHERVFSSSQGVEQVVLGLYIVRGDNVAVIGEIDEETDSALDLGNIRAEPLNSVVN